CCTTTCTCCGTCGGATAAATATCGCTACCCCATTTATCGCCCGCCGGATGGTCTCAAAAAAGATACAGAGTATTTTACACGAAGGGACATAGACGGAGGCAGGGTTTTAAATGATATGGGACTTGAGATTGCCTGGCTTGCTGATCCGGTTGAGGCATACTTTCTGCACGTTCAGGGTTCAGGAACAATAAGACTGCCTGATGGATCAACAATAGGGGTTCACTACGCCGGCAACAACGGGCATTCCTATACGAGCGTAGGCAAGCTCATGATTGAGCGGGACCTCCTTAAGCCGGGTGAAGGCAGTATGATGGGAATGAAGAAATACCTGTCGGAACACAAAGAGCAAATGTCAGATATATTATATCAGAATCCCAGATATATATTCTTTAAGCTTGATAATGGAGGTGCAAAGGGAAGTATCCAGGTTCCTTTGACGGCAGGACATTCCATAGCAACTGACCCAGCCATCTTCCCAAAGGGTGGACTGTCTTTTATTAAAACTTCAGCCCCTGTTGTTGATCAATCAGGCAATGTTCTGAAATGGGAGCCGGTTAACCGCTTCGTCCTCAATCAGGACGAGGG
This window of the Nitrospirota bacterium genome carries:
- a CDS encoding MltA domain-containing protein, whose amino-acid sequence is MRKIVILLLLVMVANSCAVSQANQPLSDNNYSLVYVEPPHAYGNIDRKALREAIMTNLSFLQGIDPETEFDYGGKIVRARDVAKTQKTLLQILDTAESNEMIELLMDYMFEWYKASGVDGRGNVVFTGYYVPEVEGSLSPSDKYRYPIYRPPDGLKKDTEYFTRRDIDGGRVLNDMGLEIAWLADPVEAYFLHVQGSGTIRLPDGSTIGVHYAGNNGHSYTSVGKLMIERDLLKPGEGSMMGMKKYLSEHKEQMSDILYQNPRYIFFKLDNGGAKGSIQVPLTAGHSIATDPAIFPKGGLSFIKTSAPVVDQSGNVLKWEPVNRFVLNQDEGGAIKGPGRVDLFWGAGQDAGFSAGSMKERGELYFILQK